DNA from Serinibacter salmoneus:
GGCCGATCGGCTGGATCTGGCGATCATCGACCGCGAGGCGGGCGCCTGCGTGGGCGAGGTGGTGCTCAACGACGTGCGCGCCGCCGAGGAGGCGTGCAACCTGCGCATCCTCATCGGACCGGCCGGGCGCGGGCGGGGCCTGGGGACCGAGGCGGTGCGCCTGATCGTGGACCACGCATTCGCGACGACCTCGATGAACCGGATCTCCCTGGACGTGCTGGCCTCCAACCCGCGCGCCCGCCGCGCCTACGAGCGGGTCGGGTTCATCCAGGAGGGCGTGCTGGTGGACGATGTGATCTTCGACGGCGAGCGGGAGGACTCGGTGCTCATGGCCCTGCTGCGCCGGGACTGGCAGCGCGGGCGTTGAGCATCCGCTCGCGCAGGGAATCGTAGATCGGCGCGGAGCGCAGCAGCGTGGCGGTCAGCACCGCGCAGGCGCAGGCCGCCAGCATCGGCACCGTGAGGGAGGTGATCGCCGTCATCTCCACGATGAGCACGATCCCGGTCACCGGGGCGCGCACCGTGGCGGCGAACAGCGCCGTCATCCCCACCAGCGCCAGCGGCAGCCGGGAGTCGGCCACCTCGCCCAGCAGCGGACCGGCCACGCTGTGTACCAGCGCACCCCACAGCGCCCCGAGCGCCAGCAGCGGCGCGAACAACCCGCCGGGGGTGCCGGCGGCGTAGGAGAGCGGCCCCATGAGGAACCGCACCGCGAAGAACCCCAGCAGCCCCCACACGCTCAGCGACATGCCGGTGATGAGGTCCTGGGTGAGGGAGTCCCCGCCGCCCACGAGGTTCGGGTCCACGTACAGCAGGGCGCCCACGATCGCGCCGATGAGGGTCGCGCGCGCCACGGGGGAGAGCCGGCGCATCCCGTCCGCGGTGTAGAGCATCCGCATCACCACGCGGTTGTAGAGCACCCCGACCAGCCCGGTCAGCACCCCGAAGAGGGCGAACACCCACAGCGTCTCGATGCCCGGGGTGGGGATCGCCGGCACCGCGAAGTCGGGGGAGTCCCCGAGCACCACGCGTGAGCAGGCCACGGCCACGGCGGTGGCCATCAGCGTGAGCAGCACGATCCGCAGCCGGAAGGACTTGGTGACCTCCTCCAGGGCGAACATCGCCCCCCCGATGGGGGCGTTGAACGCCACCGCCAGGCCCGCGCCCCCCAGCGTGGTGTAGAGCAGTTTGCGGTCCGCGGTGCTGACCCGCAGTAGCCGGCCGGCCTCCGAACCGAGGGTGGAGCCCATGTGCACCGTGGGTCCCTCGCGCCCCAGCACCATCCCGGTGCCGATCGAGGCGAGGCCACCCACGAACTTCCCCGGCACGATGCTCGGCCCCGGCAGTTCCTTCTCGCCTCGCCACACGGCCTCCACGTCCTGGATGCCGGAACCGGAGCTGCGGGGGGAACCCTTGACGATCAGGCGCCCGATCAGACCGCCCAGGGCGGCGACGGCGACCGGCACCAGCCAGCCGACCGGCACCCCGTGCGCCCACTCCACCAGGTCAGCGCGCAGCGTGATCGCCTGCTGCAGGCACCACCGGAACGCGCCCCCGATGAACCCGATGGCGGCCGCCGCGATGAGGGTCGCCAGGGCCAGGGTCAACAGCCCCCGGGGGGCGTGCTCGGGGTGCGCGGGGCCGTCGTGAGGGGCGGGGGAGGTCACCCGCCGAGCCTACTCAGCGCGCCCGGCGCTCGCGTTCTGGAGCATCCGCTCCCGCAGGCTCTCGTATATCGGGGGAGCGCCGGCCAGGGAGGCGGCCAGCACGGCCGCGGCGCTCGCCGCGAACATCCCCACGGCCAGGGAGGTGGTGCCGGTCATCTCCATCACCAGCACGATCCCGGTCAGCGGGGCGCGGATGGTCGCGGCGAAGAACGCCGTCATCCCGACGATGGCGAGGATCACCGGGGTGGCGCCGACGGCGCCCAGCAGGGGCCCGGCGAGGGACTGCACGAGCGCGCCCCACAGGGCGCCGATCGCGAGCGCCGGTGCGAACAGCCCGCCCGCCGTCCCGGCGGCGTAGGAGAGGGGACCCACGAGGATGCGCACCGCGATGAGCGCGAGCAGCGACCACAGCGTCAGGTTCCCGGTGGCCAACACCACCTGGGTGACCTCGGTGCCGCCGCCCACCATGAGGGGGTCGACCCACAGCAGCAGGCCCACGACGGCGCCGATGAGGGTGGCGCGCAGGCTCGGGCTGAGACGGCTGGCATCGGCCCGGCGCAGCGCACCCATGACGAGGCGGTTGTACCCCACTCCGAGCAGGCCGGTCACCAGGCCGAAGGCGAGGTAGATCAGCAGCGACTGCGCGTTGGGCGAGGGCGGCTCGGGCACCTGGAACTCGGGCCGGTCGGGGATGAACAGGTGGGAGACGCCCACCGCCACCGACGTGGTGACCAGCACGATGAGGATGAAGCGCAGCCGGAGGGACTTGGTGACCTCCTCCAGCGTGAACATCGCGCCGCCCAAGGGGGTGTTGAACGCGACGGCCAGGCCCGCGCCCCCGACCGTGGTGTACAGCAGCTTGCGGTGGTAGTCCGAGAGTCGGAACCAGCGCCCGACCTCGGAGCCGATCCCGGAGCCGAGATGCACGGTGGGGCCGGCCTGCCCGACCACCAGTCCCGAGCCGATGGACAGGATGCCGCC
Protein-coding regions in this window:
- a CDS encoding GNAT family N-acetyltransferase, producing the protein MLPDDVFAAKPMLIGQRVVLRPFEAADIEAMGPILADPEVLRLTGSVTTSRELEEARPELGDRVREWYETRADQADRLDLAIIDREAGACVGEVVLNDVRAAEEACNLRILIGPAGRGRGLGTEAVRLIVDHAFATTSMNRISLDVLASNPRARRAYERVGFIQEGVLVDDVIFDGEREDSVLMALLRRDWQRGR
- a CDS encoding chloride channel protein, with the protein product MRANAATDPFAPRAQFLYFVFASVLAGVLIGLVGGAFRWVLERAEALRHVLAEDSHGLPGWGWLLPVTAVALCSLAGYAVVQLSPRAAGSGIHDLQLVWHADHTLPEPSVVPTRFVGGILSIGSGLVVGQAGPTVHLGSGIGSEVGRWFRLSDYHRKLLYTTVGGAGLAVAFNTPLGGAMFTLEEVTKSLRLRFILIVLVTTSVAVGVSHLFIPDRPEFQVPEPPSPNAQSLLIYLAFGLVTGLLGVGYNRLVMGALRRADASRLSPSLRATLIGAVVGLLLWVDPLMVGGGTEVTQVVLATGNLTLWSLLALIAVRILVGPLSYAAGTAGGLFAPALAIGALWGALVQSLAGPLLGAVGATPVILAIVGMTAFFAATIRAPLTGIVLVMEMTGTTSLAVGMFAASAAAVLAASLAGAPPIYESLRERMLQNASAGRAE
- a CDS encoding ClC family H(+)/Cl(-) exchange transporter, whose product is MTSPAPHDGPAHPEHAPRGLLTLALATLIAAAAIGFIGGAFRWCLQQAITLRADLVEWAHGVPVGWLVPVAVAALGGLIGRLIVKGSPRSSGSGIQDVEAVWRGEKELPGPSIVPGKFVGGLASIGTGMVLGREGPTVHMGSTLGSEAGRLLRVSTADRKLLYTTLGGAGLAVAFNAPIGGAMFALEEVTKSFRLRIVLLTLMATAVAVACSRVVLGDSPDFAVPAIPTPGIETLWVFALFGVLTGLVGVLYNRVVMRMLYTADGMRRLSPVARATLIGAIVGALLYVDPNLVGGGDSLTQDLITGMSLSVWGLLGFFAVRFLMGPLSYAAGTPGGLFAPLLALGALWGALVHSVAGPLLGEVADSRLPLALVGMTALFAATVRAPVTGIVLIVEMTAITSLTVPMLAACACAVLTATLLRSAPIYDSLRERMLNARAASPGAAGP